A single region of the Jatrophihabitans sp. GAS493 genome encodes:
- a CDS encoding SGNH/GDSL hydrolase family protein — protein sequence MTRRPAVLVTAVIGGTLLLVACSSAAPPGSRASNTPVSTERLVTFGHSYVVGVGASSAQRSWPQIAAAQACRVLVNYAHSGDRVAETKAIVDRQASTLRATDVVAIQIGINDVRSNGTDPAAVADYQSQLGSILRTLKGHRVLLVEADRLPITSSMNNWGIGGPAALALYNEAMERAAANAEDAARDITLVGPPPQWNPAADIASDQLHPNDAGHALIARSVDEALKGAGVGCS from the coding sequence GTGACGAGACGGCCGGCCGTGCTGGTCACCGCCGTGATCGGCGGGACGCTGCTGCTCGTCGCCTGCTCCTCAGCAGCGCCACCCGGCTCGCGGGCTTCGAACACGCCGGTCTCAACTGAGCGACTCGTCACCTTCGGCCATTCCTACGTGGTCGGAGTCGGCGCCAGCTCGGCCCAGCGGAGTTGGCCGCAGATCGCCGCCGCCCAGGCCTGCCGGGTCCTGGTGAACTACGCCCACAGCGGCGATCGCGTCGCTGAGACGAAGGCGATCGTCGACCGGCAGGCGTCCACGCTGCGGGCGACGGACGTGGTGGCGATCCAGATCGGCATCAACGATGTGCGCTCCAACGGCACCGACCCGGCCGCGGTGGCGGACTACCAGTCCCAACTGGGCAGCATCCTGCGGACACTCAAAGGACATCGGGTCCTTCTGGTCGAGGCCGATCGGCTGCCGATCACGTCCTCGATGAACAACTGGGGAATCGGTGGCCCAGCAGCACTTGCCCTGTACAACGAGGCGATGGAGCGGGCGGCGGCCAACGCGGAGGACGCAGCCAGAGACATCACACTGGTGGGGCCACCTCCGCAGTGGAACCCGGCGGCCGACATCGCGTCCGATCAGTTGCATCCGAATGACGCCGGCCATGCGCTCATCGCCAGATCGGTGGACGAGGCCCTCAAGGGCGCTGGCGTCGGCTGCAGCTAA
- a CDS encoding DUF6542 domain-containing protein: protein MSTSSSMQDDGFGEVSYSTPAGAGERHANYSADPHATAVQAPLRADPSTTQSYAPGTQARGYPSPVDAPVDARGETRAERRARARSEDRGVPGFVALGILIAICGLGGFIDLVSGSSVKGAFNIALVIGAIVSIIVVRRSSMFVVVVAPPIVYFVASAVLLYVRSNGLKNRAVLLDAGVNWLVYGFPAIAGATAAVLIIAGIRMITGK from the coding sequence ATGTCGACTTCGTCTTCAATGCAAGACGACGGTTTCGGAGAGGTCAGCTACTCGACCCCTGCTGGCGCCGGCGAGCGACACGCCAATTACTCAGCCGACCCCCACGCGACGGCGGTGCAGGCGCCGCTGCGCGCTGACCCATCGACTACCCAGAGTTACGCACCCGGCACGCAAGCCCGGGGTTATCCCAGCCCGGTCGATGCACCAGTCGATGCACGGGGCGAGACCCGCGCCGAGCGCCGAGCTCGCGCCCGCTCGGAGGACCGGGGCGTTCCGGGATTCGTTGCGCTTGGCATCCTCATCGCCATCTGCGGCCTCGGCGGGTTCATCGATCTCGTCAGCGGCAGCTCGGTCAAGGGCGCGTTCAACATCGCCCTGGTCATCGGTGCGATCGTCTCGATCATCGTGGTGCGTCGCAGTTCGATGTTCGTCGTCGTGGTCGCGCCGCCGATCGTCTACTTCGTCGCCTCCGCCGTGCTGCTCTACGTGCGCTCGAACGGGCTGAAGAACCGAGCCGTCCTTCTTGACGCCGGAGTGAACTGGCTCGTCTACGGTTTCCCGGCCATCGCCGGCGCGACGGCCGCTGTGTTGATCATCGCCGGCATCCGCATGATCACGGGTAAGTAG
- a CDS encoding methyltransferase domain-containing protein, with protein MHDTSYEHGRLFFEVYWQAGFQVVVDLGSQDVNGSLRDHCPPEARYVGLDMEPGKGVDLVVEPGAALPFADASVDVAVSTSAFEHDVFFWETFLEMVRVIRPGGLVYINAPSNNDFHRYPLDLWRFYPDAGIGLVKWAAKHDVPVELVESFVAKPGAEGWADFVAVFRKQSDKPLPPTGRIADRTTATNIFSGSAEYLEAEQRQTFEALEIADLRDSFAQAQAQASRAAEEASSLRARVDQLSAATETAEAELREIRASTSWRVTAPVRRVSDLVRRR; from the coding sequence GTGCACGATACGTCTTACGAGCACGGGCGGCTGTTCTTTGAGGTCTATTGGCAAGCGGGCTTTCAGGTCGTGGTCGACTTGGGTAGCCAGGACGTGAACGGTTCGTTGCGCGATCACTGTCCACCGGAGGCTCGCTACGTTGGACTTGATATGGAGCCCGGCAAAGGCGTCGACTTGGTGGTGGAGCCGGGAGCTGCGCTGCCCTTCGCCGATGCGTCCGTGGACGTTGCCGTGAGCACGTCCGCGTTCGAACACGACGTCTTCTTTTGGGAGACGTTCCTGGAGATGGTGCGGGTAATTCGCCCGGGTGGATTGGTATATATCAACGCGCCCAGCAATAACGACTTCCACCGGTACCCGCTAGATCTCTGGCGCTTCTACCCCGACGCAGGCATCGGGCTGGTGAAGTGGGCGGCCAAGCATGACGTACCGGTCGAGCTCGTGGAGTCTTTCGTTGCGAAGCCAGGCGCCGAAGGCTGGGCAGACTTCGTCGCCGTATTCCGCAAGCAGTCGGACAAGCCACTGCCACCAACGGGACGTATCGCAGACCGCACGACGGCTACCAATATCTTCAGCGGATCCGCGGAATATCTAGAGGCCGAACAGCGGCAGACGTTCGAGGCGCTTGAAATTGCAGACCTGCGAGACTCATTCGCGCAGGCGCAGGCTCAGGCCAGCCGGGCCGCTGAAGAAGCATCTTCGCTGCGCGCGCGGGTGGATCAACTCTCTGCGGCAACGGAGACCGCCGAGGCGGAGTTGCGAGAGATAAGGGCCAGTACGTCGTGGCGGGTGACGGCACCGGTTCGCCGAGTGTCGGACCTAGTGCGGCGTCGCTGA
- a CDS encoding MarR family winged helix-turn-helix transcriptional regulator produces the protein MTDTFPDVRRSPERAGLDGGPDRTGLDASLASVRALRDLMLVGEQFRQATAEHFGVGVTETIAISYLSAEGPLTPRQLSQRLGLTPSSVTSVLDRLETAGMAERARHATDRRQITITITPYGQSAMTWTQLHLEKALRELGSDRLPDTSGILGELAVHLAAQTAVVRHA, from the coding sequence ATGACAGATACGTTCCCCGACGTCCGCCGTTCGCCAGAGCGCGCCGGCCTTGACGGTGGGCCTGATCGCACAGGCCTTGACGCCTCCCTCGCCTCGGTGCGAGCACTGCGCGACCTCATGCTCGTCGGTGAGCAGTTTCGACAGGCCACGGCCGAACACTTCGGCGTCGGCGTCACCGAGACGATCGCCATCTCCTACCTCTCGGCGGAGGGACCCCTCACCCCGCGTCAACTCTCACAACGCCTCGGCCTCACGCCGAGCAGCGTCACGTCGGTGCTGGATCGACTCGAGACGGCAGGTATGGCCGAGCGGGCACGCCACGCCACCGATCGCCGGCAGATCACCATCACCATCACCCCGTACGGCCAGTCGGCGATGACCTGGACCCAGCTGCACCTGGAGAAGGCGCTGCGCGAGCTCGGTTCAGACCGCCTTCCCGATACCTCCGGCATCCTGGGCGAGTTGGCGGTGCACCTGGCGGCGCAGACCGCCGTCGTCCGACATGCCTGA
- a CDS encoding 4-hydroxy-3-methylbut-2-enyl diphosphate reductase encodes MTSVQSRSTNAQTGAAVSDPAPAPETVKRVLLAQPRGYCAGVDRAVQTVEEALDLYGAPIYVRKQIVHNLHVVRSLEARGAIFVEENDEVPEGATVVFSAHGVAPEVHEQAAARHLKAIDATCPLVTKVHNEARRFAAEDYDILLIGHEGHEEVVGTTGEAPTHITVVDGPADALRTDVRDPERVVWLSQTTLSVDETMRTVDALRERFPMLQSPPSDDICYATQNRQAAVKVIAPDTELFLVVGSPNSSNSVRMVEVALTAGAGAAHLVENASAIDPAWLAGVSTVGLSSGASVPEILVNEVIETLAGYGYGDVQVVAHTEERLQFALPQELRRDMRATGKKPGPSVNDLS; translated from the coding sequence ATGACTTCGGTGCAATCTCGGTCCACGAACGCCCAGACGGGGGCGGCGGTGAGTGACCCGGCACCCGCGCCGGAGACGGTGAAGCGGGTGCTTCTGGCCCAGCCGCGCGGCTACTGCGCCGGTGTCGATCGAGCCGTGCAGACCGTCGAGGAGGCCCTTGATCTCTACGGCGCGCCCATCTACGTACGCAAGCAGATCGTGCACAACCTGCATGTCGTCCGTTCGCTCGAGGCCCGCGGCGCCATCTTCGTGGAGGAGAACGACGAGGTTCCGGAGGGTGCCACCGTGGTCTTCTCCGCCCACGGGGTTGCCCCGGAGGTGCATGAGCAGGCCGCGGCCCGTCACCTGAAGGCCATCGACGCCACCTGCCCGCTCGTCACCAAGGTGCACAACGAGGCGCGTCGCTTTGCCGCAGAGGACTACGACATCCTGCTGATCGGTCACGAGGGGCACGAGGAGGTGGTTGGCACCACTGGGGAGGCGCCGACCCACATCACCGTCGTGGACGGCCCGGCCGATGCGCTGCGGACCGACGTCCGCGATCCGGAGAGGGTGGTCTGGCTGTCGCAGACGACGCTGTCGGTCGACGAGACGATGCGCACCGTCGATGCACTTCGCGAGCGTTTTCCGATGCTGCAGTCGCCACCGAGTGACGACATCTGCTACGCGACGCAGAACCGACAGGCCGCGGTGAAGGTGATCGCGCCGGACACCGAGCTATTTCTGGTGGTCGGGTCGCCGAACTCGTCAAACTCGGTCCGGATGGTTGAGGTGGCCCTCACCGCCGGCGCTGGGGCGGCCCACCTGGTCGAGAACGCGAGCGCCATCGATCCGGCCTGGCTGGCCGGCGTGAGTACTGTCGGGCTCTCCTCGGGCGCGTCGGTGCCGGAGATCCTGGTCAATGAGGTCATCGAGACCCTGGCCGGTTATGGATATGGCGACGTTCAGGTCGTGGCGCACACGGAGGAGCGGCTGCAGTTCGCGCTGCCGCAGGAGCTGCGCCGAGACATGCGGGCGACCGGCAAGAAACCCGGACCCAGCGTCAACGACCTCAGCTGA
- a CDS encoding exodeoxyribonuclease VII small subunit, which translates to MSGSDKTPASSDSVPEISYEAARTELSEVVRRLEAGGQSLEESLELWQRGEDLAAICQRWLDSASARLDEAIEARDSGEE; encoded by the coding sequence ATGAGCGGCAGCGACAAGACCCCGGCCAGCAGCGACAGCGTTCCGGAGATCTCCTACGAGGCGGCCCGGACCGAGCTCTCCGAGGTGGTGCGCCGGCTGGAGGCGGGCGGGCAGAGCCTGGAGGAGTCGCTGGAACTCTGGCAGCGCGGTGAGGATCTCGCCGCGATCTGCCAGCGCTGGCTCGACTCAGCCAGCGCCCGCCTGGACGAGGCCATCGAGGCCCGCGACAGCGGCGAAGAGTAG
- a CDS encoding DNA recombination protein RmuC, which yields MDVTTVVLVLLALAAGAVIGWLVAGQRAAAAVLAKTNEAAAAAEHAMRERAADAAEAAAEQAELQAANAAERAQLESELAALHAGLAGERAAARDREALLARTEKQLREAFVALSAEALAKNNEAFVAMAESRLASAKTAADGDLAQRQQAIDALVAPLRDSLDRVQQQIGEVEKERAGSYSALRQQIGTMQETSEQLRSETSQLVTALRAPQVRGRWGELQLERAVEAAGLTEHIDYVTQASSTTEDGTLRPDLVVRLVGGKNVVVDSKVAFAGYLEAMEAKDEATRAARFKAHARHMRAHIDSLGAKAYWERFAPSPEFVVCFVPADAFLDAALREDPTLQEHAFSRNVVLATPSTLITLLRTVAYTWRQDALATNAAEVHQLGRELYQRLSTMGAHVDKLGKSLGNAVAAYNSTVTSLETRVFVTARKMTELKVETTDSLKAPEQLTEATRTTQASELTQHRVVALNNSRPTVVQNELPVAVIDELSAELIPTRTAERRKATGE from the coding sequence ATGGATGTCACCACCGTTGTCTTGGTTCTGCTTGCCCTCGCCGCTGGTGCGGTGATCGGCTGGCTGGTGGCCGGTCAGCGGGCCGCCGCCGCCGTGCTGGCCAAGACGAACGAAGCCGCCGCCGCGGCCGAACACGCCATGCGTGAACGCGCTGCCGACGCAGCCGAGGCGGCCGCGGAGCAGGCGGAGCTACAGGCGGCCAACGCCGCTGAGCGGGCCCAGTTGGAGAGCGAATTGGCCGCACTGCACGCTGGTCTCGCCGGTGAGCGAGCCGCCGCGCGCGATCGGGAGGCGCTGCTGGCGCGCACCGAAAAGCAGCTCCGGGAGGCCTTCGTCGCCCTCTCGGCCGAGGCGCTGGCCAAGAACAATGAGGCCTTCGTGGCGATGGCTGAGTCGCGGCTGGCCAGCGCGAAGACCGCGGCCGACGGGGACCTGGCCCAGCGTCAGCAGGCCATTGACGCGCTCGTCGCGCCACTGCGGGATTCGCTGGATCGGGTCCAGCAGCAGATCGGCGAGGTCGAGAAGGAACGAGCCGGCTCCTATTCGGCGCTGCGGCAGCAGATCGGCACGATGCAGGAGACCTCCGAGCAGTTGCGCAGTGAGACCTCACAGCTGGTCACCGCGCTGCGGGCGCCCCAGGTTCGTGGGCGTTGGGGGGAGTTGCAACTGGAACGGGCGGTCGAAGCGGCCGGCCTGACCGAGCACATCGACTACGTAACGCAGGCCAGCTCGACCACCGAGGACGGCACACTGCGCCCTGATCTGGTCGTCCGGCTGGTCGGCGGCAAGAACGTCGTGGTCGACTCGAAGGTGGCGTTCGCCGGTTATCTGGAGGCGATGGAGGCCAAGGACGAAGCCACCCGGGCCGCCCGTTTCAAGGCCCACGCCCGGCACATGCGAGCCCACATCGACTCACTGGGGGCAAAGGCCTACTGGGAGCGCTTCGCACCGTCGCCGGAGTTCGTTGTCTGCTTCGTCCCGGCCGATGCGTTTCTGGACGCCGCGCTGCGGGAGGATCCGACGCTGCAGGAGCATGCCTTCAGTCGCAATGTGGTGTTGGCCACCCCGTCGACGCTGATCACGCTTCTACGTACCGTCGCCTACACCTGGAGGCAGGACGCCCTGGCCACCAATGCCGCGGAGGTGCATCAGCTCGGGCGAGAGCTGTACCAGCGGCTGTCGACGATGGGGGCTCACGTCGACAAGCTCGGCAAGTCGCTCGGAAACGCCGTTGCCGCCTATAACAGCACAGTCACCTCGCTCGAGACGCGTGTCTTCGTCACCGCACGCAAGATGACCGAACTCAAGGTCGAGACCACCGACTCGCTGAAGGCCCCGGAGCAACTCACCGAGGCCACCCGTACCACTCAGGCCAGCGAGCTCACCCAACACCGGGTGGTCGCACTGAACAACAGCCGACCCACCGTCGTGCAGAACGAGCTGCCCGTGGCTGTAATCGACGAACTCAGTGCGGAACTGATCCCCACTCGTACTGCGGAACGGCGAAAGGCGACCGGCGAATGA
- the ychF gene encoding redox-regulated ATPase YchF — MALTIGIVGLPNVGKSTLFNALTKNDVLAANYPFATIEPNVGVVGVPDARLKVLAKIFGSAKIIPSTVSFVDIAGIVKGASEGAGLGNKFLANIREADAICQVIRAFSDPDVVHVDGKISPKDDIETINTELLLADMQTIENVLPRLQKEVRLHKDRAVVLAAAEQAQKVLEAGQTIFAAGLDPEPLRELHLMTAKPFIYVFNVDPDEIANAEFTDELRALVAPAEAIFLDAKTEAELIELDDEEALELLQSMGQQESGIDQLARVGFNTLGLQSYLTAGPKEARAWTIHRGATAPQAAGVIHTDFERGFIKAEVVSYDDLVAGGSMAAAKAAGKVRIEGKDYIMADGDVVEFRFQTTSGGKSQG, encoded by the coding sequence GTGGCACTAACTATCGGCATCGTCGGCCTGCCCAACGTCGGCAAATCCACGCTCTTCAACGCGCTCACCAAGAATGACGTGCTCGCCGCGAACTACCCGTTCGCGACCATCGAGCCCAATGTCGGAGTGGTCGGCGTTCCGGACGCACGGCTGAAGGTGCTGGCCAAGATCTTCGGTTCGGCCAAGATCATCCCGTCGACGGTGTCGTTCGTCGACATCGCCGGGATCGTGAAGGGGGCCAGCGAGGGTGCTGGGCTGGGCAACAAGTTCCTGGCCAACATCCGTGAGGCGGACGCGATCTGCCAGGTGATTCGCGCCTTCAGCGACCCCGACGTGGTGCACGTCGACGGCAAGATCTCGCCCAAGGACGACATCGAGACCATCAACACCGAGCTGCTGCTGGCCGATATGCAGACGATCGAGAACGTGCTGCCGCGGCTGCAGAAGGAGGTGCGACTGCACAAGGACCGAGCCGTCGTGCTCGCCGCTGCCGAGCAGGCGCAGAAGGTGCTGGAGGCCGGGCAGACCATCTTCGCCGCCGGTCTCGACCCGGAGCCGCTGCGCGAACTGCACCTGATGACGGCTAAACCCTTTATCTATGTCTTCAACGTCGACCCGGACGAGATCGCGAACGCCGAGTTCACCGACGAGCTACGTGCCCTGGTCGCCCCGGCGGAGGCGATCTTCCTGGACGCCAAGACCGAGGCCGAGCTGATCGAGCTCGACGACGAGGAGGCACTGGAGCTGCTGCAGTCGATGGGGCAGCAGGAGTCAGGGATCGACCAGTTGGCGCGGGTCGGCTTCAACACCCTCGGGCTGCAGTCCTACCTGACGGCCGGTCCGAAGGAGGCCCGGGCCTGGACGATCCACCGCGGGGCCACCGCCCCGCAGGCGGCCGGTGTGATCCACACCGACTTCGAGCGCGGATTCATCAAGGCTGAGGTCGTCTCCTACGACGATCTGGTGGCCGGCGGCTCGATGGCCGCGGCCAAGGCGGCCGGCAAGGTGCGCATCGAAGGCAAGGACTACATCATGGCCGACGGCGACGTGGTGGAGTTCCGGTTCCAGACAACATCAGGTGGCAAGAGCCAAGGCTGA
- the glpX gene encoding class II fructose-bisphosphatase yields the protein MTDSTTATTATAATVPSTPHGVPPELAVPRQAPDRNLALELVRVTEAAAMAAGRWVGRGDKNGGDGAAVDAMRALIGTVSMRGVVVIGEGEKDKAPMLYNGEEVGDGTGPLCDVAVDPVDGTTLMSKGMPNAIAVIAVAERGSMFDPSAVFYMDKIATGPEAADVIDITAPVAENVRRVAKAKHGRPEDVTVCILDRPRHAKLVQEVRESGARIKFINDGDVAGAIAAARPGTGVDLLLGIGGTPEGIISAAALACMGGAIQAKLWPLDDDERQRAIDAGHDLDKVLTTRELVTGDDIFFCATGVTDGDLIRGVSYYADAVQTESIVMRSKSGTIRTVSSLHQLGKLRAYSSVDFDRN from the coding sequence ATGACCGACTCGACCACAGCGACCACAGCGACCGCTGCCACCGTTCCCAGCACGCCCCACGGCGTCCCACCGGAGCTGGCGGTACCTCGCCAGGCCCCGGATCGCAACCTTGCCCTGGAGCTCGTCCGGGTCACCGAGGCCGCCGCGATGGCGGCTGGTCGCTGGGTCGGGCGCGGCGACAAGAACGGCGGCGACGGCGCCGCGGTGGACGCGATGCGGGCGCTCATCGGCACCGTCTCCATGCGCGGCGTCGTGGTGATCGGTGAGGGCGAGAAGGACAAGGCCCCGATGCTCTACAACGGCGAGGAGGTCGGTGACGGCACCGGACCGCTCTGCGACGTCGCGGTCGACCCGGTGGACGGCACCACCCTCATGTCGAAGGGCATGCCCAACGCCATCGCGGTCATCGCCGTCGCCGAGCGGGGCAGCATGTTCGACCCCTCCGCGGTCTTCTACATGGACAAGATCGCCACTGGCCCCGAGGCGGCCGACGTCATCGACATCACCGCGCCGGTCGCCGAGAACGTCCGACGAGTGGCCAAGGCCAAGCACGGGCGCCCAGAGGACGTCACCGTCTGCATCCTGGACCGTCCGCGGCACGCCAAGCTCGTCCAGGAGGTGCGCGAATCCGGCGCCCGCATCAAGTTCATCAACGACGGTGACGTCGCCGGAGCCATCGCGGCCGCCCGGCCGGGCACCGGTGTCGATCTGCTGCTCGGCATCGGCGGCACGCCGGAGGGCATCATCTCGGCCGCCGCGCTGGCCTGCATGGGCGGCGCCATCCAGGCCAAGCTCTGGCCGCTGGACGACGACGAGCGCCAGCGGGCGATCGACGCCGGGCACGATCTGGACAAGGTCCTCACCACCCGCGAGCTGGTCACCGGCGACGACATCTTCTTCTGCGCCACCGGCGTCACCGACGGCGATCTCATCCGAGGCGTCAGCTACTACGCCGACGCCGTGCAGACCGAGTCGATCGTGATGCGCTCCAAGTCCGGCACCATCCGCACGGTCAGTTCGCTGCACCAGCTGGGCAAGCTGCGGGCATACTCGTCGGTGGACTTCGACCGCAATTAG
- a CDS encoding cyclase family protein: MHVGRVVDLSLPIDAHTQLYPGDPAVRFVPAATIERDGFNLLSVEMGSQSGTNCDAPYHFLESGARIDELDLALFTGPGVLIDVRGKPDRAAISAADVTPYLDRLAAGSIVLLHTGWPEFYGTSRYLDHPYLSADACRVLLEGGVRTFCLDAMNIDETPNEQHPGVGFPVHHLIAEAGGVIVENLRGLDEIDFEPLITVFPLRLTGADGAPTRAVAIELRP; the protein is encoded by the coding sequence ATGCACGTTGGCCGAGTGGTCGATCTCTCCCTGCCGATCGACGCGCACACCCAGCTCTACCCGGGTGATCCGGCGGTGAGGTTCGTTCCGGCCGCGACCATCGAACGCGACGGTTTCAACCTGCTCAGCGTCGAGATGGGGTCGCAGAGCGGAACGAACTGCGATGCCCCGTACCACTTCCTCGAATCCGGCGCGCGCATCGACGAGTTGGACCTGGCGCTATTCACCGGGCCGGGCGTCCTCATCGACGTCCGCGGTAAGCCGGATCGAGCGGCCATCAGTGCGGCCGACGTCACTCCGTACCTGGATCGGCTCGCGGCCGGCTCGATCGTGCTCCTGCATACCGGATGGCCTGAATTTTATGGAACATCACGCTACCTCGACCATCCCTATCTGAGCGCCGACGCGTGTCGCGTCCTGCTCGAAGGAGGCGTCCGCACCTTCTGCCTCGACGCGATGAACATCGACGAGACGCCGAACGAGCAGCATCCCGGCGTTGGATTCCCCGTGCATCATCTGATCGCCGAGGCCGGCGGCGTCATCGTGGAGAACCTTCGGGGTCTGGACGAGATCGACTTCGAACCCCTGATCACAGTGTTTCCGCTACGCCTTACCGGCGCCGATGGTGCGCCGACGCGCGCCGTCGCGATTGAGCTGCGGCCGTGA
- the xseA gene encoding exodeoxyribonuclease VII large subunit — protein sequence MTKLETSAENPVPVRVVAARISEWISRLGEIWVDGQVAQLTRRPGVATHFMTLRDPDANISLSVTCARGVLPETVTEGSRVTIRARPDFYIERGSLSLRATVVRQVGLGELLARLEQLKRLLTAEGVFDSRHKQRLPFLPRRVGLISGRASAAERDVVENARRRFAGTRFEIRSVATQGSSAVTEIIDALEQLDAETEVDVIVITRGGGSIEDLLPFSNEALIRAVVACRTPVVSAIGHETDTPLLDLVADFAASTPTDAAKRIVPDLGEELALVRECRARGRATIRRRLDSEAELMAGLPTRLRATVRHRVSQAATDVEALRQRSERRVDGLIHSARLDLEHVQARVRALSPQATLDRGYAVVQTADGTVVRAAPQAVGELRIRVAAGSFLATPTPSGSGTAAKKSSKGKV from the coding sequence ATGACCAAACTCGAGACTTCGGCGGAAAACCCGGTTCCCGTTCGAGTGGTCGCTGCTCGCATCTCCGAGTGGATCAGCCGCCTCGGTGAGATCTGGGTCGACGGGCAGGTGGCTCAGCTGACCCGCCGGCCGGGCGTCGCGACCCACTTCATGACGCTGCGCGACCCGGACGCCAACATCTCCCTCAGTGTCACCTGCGCCCGCGGTGTGCTCCCGGAGACGGTGACCGAGGGGTCGCGGGTCACCATTCGGGCCCGCCCGGACTTCTACATCGAACGCGGGTCATTGAGCCTGCGAGCCACCGTGGTTCGTCAGGTCGGCCTCGGCGAGCTACTGGCCCGGCTGGAGCAGCTCAAGCGACTTCTCACCGCTGAGGGCGTCTTCGACTCCCGACACAAGCAGCGACTGCCGTTCCTCCCGCGCCGCGTCGGCCTCATCTCCGGACGGGCCAGCGCCGCCGAGCGGGACGTGGTGGAGAACGCCCGGCGCCGCTTCGCCGGCACCCGCTTCGAGATTCGCAGCGTCGCCACCCAGGGCAGTTCCGCAGTCACCGAGATCATCGACGCCCTCGAGCAACTCGACGCCGAGACCGAGGTGGATGTCATCGTCATCACCCGCGGCGGCGGGAGCATCGAGGACCTGCTGCCGTTCAGCAACGAGGCGCTGATCCGGGCCGTCGTGGCGTGCCGCACACCGGTGGTGAGCGCGATCGGCCACGAGACGGACACGCCGCTCCTCGATCTGGTGGCCGACTTCGCCGCCTCGACCCCGACCGACGCGGCTAAGCGGATCGTCCCGGATCTGGGTGAGGAGCTGGCTCTGGTCCGTGAGTGCCGGGCCCGCGGCCGGGCCACCATCCGCCGTCGCCTCGACTCCGAAGCCGAGCTGATGGCCGGCCTGCCGACTCGATTGCGGGCGACCGTTCGGCATCGGGTCAGTCAAGCCGCCACCGACGTCGAGGCGCTTCGGCAGCGCAGCGAACGCCGGGTCGACGGTCTGATCCACTCGGCTCGGCTGGATCTCGAGCACGTCCAGGCCCGGGTGCGTGCACTCTCCCCTCAGGCCACCCTCGACCGCGGGTACGCGGTGGTTCAGACGGCTGACGGCACGGTCGTCCGCGCCGCCCCCCAGGCCGTCGGCGAGCTTCGGATCCGCGTCGCCGCCGGCTCGTTCCTGGCCACCCCGACGCCGTCGGGCAGCGGTACGGCCGCCAAGAAGAGCAGCAAAGGTAAGGTCTGA